From a single Micromonospora pallida genomic region:
- a CDS encoding right-handed parallel beta-helix repeat-containing protein, with product MTRRSEGVGPATTARRCARPVGRLGSTALVAGRLGSSALVAGLLGSVALLAGPAVLAVAASAPAAANTGQQATRQEDGERQAALVAAEDRRLNQVRAITAVAPLRGAQWNRPYRLDTGSGYTLVLTERTAPYTVADLLRLAPQTFTRQSDGSYLLTENIYLNSGAKLQLANPGGLTLRMASTKDGFVSIVSFGGGLNLAGTAQARLKISSWNKADGATDKDPLDGRAYIRAIGGQFAMSYTEVSDLGFWSGRTGGIALTGTDRPNTGNLEGPTDVDSEEEEENDRLRSGEVTAQPSGKLDTPDSRFTVPSLSYVSGRITNSTVSGNAFGIFVSSADGIVIGDTTIQGSANDGLVLHRFVTGAVVERVTAKNNSGDGFILSRATQQVRVTGSTAEGNTGNGFTLSGEPLAHGPSASGASVTSYGGNSVSSSTARNNERYGVEVVGGLDVGVQNNTIEGGDMGIVARRSTRNVNITGNQLSGQERQGIAVRDGVTGAVVTGNVVTGTRTGIYLRDSVAEIRGNTVQDVTNHGITLVGNGEGSTVSFNVVAGVGPSAIDTPRSHGDIEIKENQTFAWYDTRSFWAKFRHYASPMTLLWTGILLLIVFSALRGTGARRRSGVRDPYADKRPVSDGVTHEITAAAARGRAQVPVGVR from the coding sequence ATGACACGTCGATCCGAGGGAGTCGGCCCGGCCACGACGGCCCGGCGGTGCGCCCGACCCGTCGGCCGGTTGGGCTCTACGGCGCTCGTCGCCGGCCGGTTGGGCTCTTCGGCGCTCGTCGCCGGCCTGTTGGGCTCGGTGGCGCTCCTCGCCGGCCCGGCCGTGCTCGCCGTCGCCGCTTCCGCACCCGCCGCCGCCAACACCGGACAGCAGGCGACCCGCCAGGAGGACGGCGAACGGCAGGCGGCGTTGGTGGCGGCCGAGGACCGTCGGCTCAACCAGGTCCGGGCGATCACCGCCGTGGCGCCGCTGCGGGGCGCGCAGTGGAACCGGCCGTACCGGCTGGACACCGGCAGCGGCTACACGTTGGTGCTGACCGAGCGGACCGCCCCGTACACGGTGGCGGACCTGCTGCGGCTCGCGCCGCAGACCTTCACCCGGCAGTCGGACGGCAGCTACCTGCTGACCGAGAACATCTACCTCAACTCCGGCGCGAAGCTGCAACTGGCCAACCCGGGCGGCCTGACCCTGCGGATGGCGAGCACCAAGGACGGCTTTGTCTCGATCGTCTCGTTCGGCGGCGGGCTGAACCTCGCCGGCACCGCGCAGGCCCGGCTGAAGATCAGTAGCTGGAACAAGGCCGACGGCGCCACCGACAAGGACCCGCTGGACGGCCGGGCGTACATCCGGGCCATCGGCGGGCAGTTCGCCATGTCGTACACGGAGGTCTCCGACCTCGGGTTCTGGAGCGGCCGGACCGGCGGGATCGCGTTGACCGGCACCGACCGGCCCAACACCGGCAACCTGGAGGGCCCGACCGACGTCGACTCGGAGGAGGAGGAAGAGAACGACCGGCTCCGCTCCGGCGAGGTCACCGCCCAGCCGAGCGGCAAGCTGGACACCCCGGACAGCCGGTTCACCGTGCCCAGCCTCTCCTACGTCTCCGGCCGGATCACCAACTCGACGGTCTCCGGCAACGCCTTCGGTATCTTCGTCTCCAGCGCGGACGGCATCGTCATCGGTGACACCACCATCCAGGGGAGCGCGAACGACGGACTCGTGTTGCACCGCTTCGTCACCGGCGCGGTGGTGGAACGGGTCACCGCGAAGAACAACAGCGGCGACGGGTTCATCCTTTCCCGGGCCACCCAGCAGGTCCGGGTCACCGGCTCCACCGCCGAGGGCAACACCGGCAACGGGTTCACCCTCAGCGGCGAGCCGCTCGCCCACGGGCCGTCCGCCTCCGGCGCCTCCGTCACCAGCTACGGCGGCAACTCGGTCTCCAGCAGCACCGCCCGCAACAACGAGCGCTACGGCGTGGAGGTGGTCGGCGGGCTGGACGTCGGGGTGCAGAACAACACGATCGAGGGTGGGGACATGGGGATCGTCGCGCGGCGGTCGACCCGGAACGTGAACATCACCGGGAACCAGTTGAGCGGTCAGGAGCGGCAGGGCATCGCGGTCCGCGACGGGGTCACCGGAGCGGTCGTCACCGGCAACGTGGTGACCGGGACGCGGACCGGCATCTACCTGCGCGACTCGGTCGCCGAGATCCGTGGCAACACCGTCCAGGACGTGACCAATCACGGGATCACCCTGGTCGGCAACGGCGAGGGAAGCACGGTCTCCTTCAACGTGGTCGCCGGCGTCGGCCCGAGCGCCATCGACACGCCCCGGTCCCACGGCGACATCGAGATCAAGGAGAACCAGACCTTCGCCTGGTACGACACCCGGTCGTTCTGGGCCAAGTTCCGCCACTACGCGAGCCCGATGACGCTGCTCTGGACCGGCATCCTGCTGCTCATCGTCTTCTCCGCGCTGCGGGGGACGGGCGCCCGGCGCAGGTCGGGCGTCCGCGACCCGTACGCGGACAAGCGGCCGGTCAGCGACGGCGTGACCCACGAGATCACGGCCGCCGCCGCGCGGGGCCGGGCGCAGGTTCCGGTGGGGGTCCGATGA
- a CDS encoding glycosyltransferase family 2 protein: protein MSEYLDAIWSWIVQAVGETSWRELMPLGLAGIFVWLLWLYRAVLSRFARPVVNNFRTTVSVVVPAYREDPDILLECLQSWLAQGPDEVIIVPDVADVEVQRRLAAVGDPRVRVLVFNHRGKRSALGVGIRAARFETIVLVDSDTRWQPGLLAAVQMPFVDPKVGGVGTHQNVYLRQTSVWRRIADWLVNLRYYDYVPAMGRAGAVACLSGRTAAYRRSAILPLLEHLENEFFLGRRCVAGDDGRLTWLVLAAGYKTVHQPTARALSMFPSSFRAFVKQRVRWSRNSYRCYLTALYKGWLWRTPLVTKITVLQILLTPVTMGMALGYLLLSRLELTGRGALLVAFWLLAGRGIRGYSHLRRHPKDLLLLPLLALVVIMISLPIKLYAFLTMNKQGWLTRTSDQVGGEGQDAQSLRRPTVGRPVPAQQAGAVR from the coding sequence GTGTCGGAGTATCTTGACGCAATCTGGTCGTGGATCGTCCAGGCGGTCGGCGAGACGTCGTGGCGCGAACTGATGCCGCTCGGTCTCGCCGGCATCTTCGTCTGGCTGCTCTGGCTCTACCGGGCGGTGCTCTCCCGCTTCGCCCGTCCGGTGGTCAACAACTTCCGGACCACGGTCTCGGTGGTCGTACCGGCCTACCGGGAGGACCCGGACATCCTCCTGGAGTGCCTGCAAAGCTGGCTCGCCCAGGGGCCGGACGAGGTCATCATCGTCCCGGACGTCGCGGACGTGGAGGTGCAGCGCCGCCTGGCCGCGGTCGGTGACCCCCGGGTGCGGGTGCTCGTCTTCAACCATCGGGGAAAGCGCTCCGCGCTCGGTGTCGGCATCCGCGCGGCCCGGTTCGAGACGATCGTCCTGGTCGACTCCGACACCCGGTGGCAGCCGGGTCTGCTCGCCGCCGTGCAGATGCCGTTCGTCGACCCGAAGGTCGGCGGCGTCGGCACCCACCAGAACGTGTACCTGCGGCAGACCAGCGTCTGGCGGCGGATCGCGGACTGGCTGGTGAACCTCCGGTACTACGACTACGTGCCGGCGATGGGGCGGGCCGGGGCGGTGGCCTGTCTGTCCGGCCGTACCGCCGCCTACCGCCGTTCGGCGATCCTGCCGCTGCTCGAGCACCTGGAGAACGAGTTCTTCCTCGGCCGGCGCTGCGTCGCCGGTGACGACGGACGGCTCACCTGGCTGGTGCTCGCCGCGGGCTACAAGACGGTGCACCAGCCCACGGCCCGGGCGCTGTCGATGTTCCCCAGCTCGTTCCGGGCCTTCGTCAAGCAGCGGGTCCGGTGGAGCCGCAACTCGTACCGCTGCTACCTGACCGCCCTGTACAAGGGCTGGCTCTGGCGGACGCCGCTGGTCACCAAGATCACGGTGCTGCAGATCCTGCTCACCCCCGTGACCATGGGGATGGCGCTCGGCTACCTGCTCCTGAGCCGGCTGGAGCTGACCGGACGCGGTGCCCTGCTGGTGGCGTTCTGGCTGCTCGCCGGACGGGGCATCCGGGGCTACTCCCACCTGCGCCGGCACCCGAAGGACCTGCTCCTGCTGCCGCTGCTCGCCCTCGTGGTCATCATGATCTCCCTGCCGATCAAGCTGTACGCGTTCCTCACCATGAACAAACAGGGCTGGCTCACCCGGACCAGCGACCAGGTCGGTGGCGAGGGTCAGGACGCGCAGTCCCTCAGACGACCGACCGTGGGGCGGCCCGTCCCCGCGCAGCAGGCCGGGGCGGTGCGGTGA
- a CDS encoding GlxA family transcriptional regulator — protein sequence MRERIVLIVGYDGAELIDIACVSSSLDLANRIGANPPYRSVLVTPGGQSITCDSGLQLQGQDSLERWQAPIDTVIVSGGLGHERAAANQLLVGHVRRLAALARRVASVCTGATVLAEAGLLANRRATSHWMYAEQLARRYPDVLVDPEPIYIRDGDVATSGGVTSALDLTLSFIEEDHGMTLARGVALGVVTYLQRPGTQAQLSMFLTRCSGDDLVVRRLSNHIAGHLTDDLGTAALARLSGVSERHLSRLFLTYLDTTPAQYVRQVRTEAAAHLLGSTTLPLLAVARRCGFGSTESLRQAFLARYAMPPARFRAERRTTAPAARRGPTPSGGFGTSDDDVSNPPVPVPPATAAGRPTGRGSPSSRRT from the coding sequence ATGCGGGAACGAATCGTCCTCATTGTCGGCTACGACGGTGCGGAACTGATCGACATCGCCTGCGTCAGTTCCAGCCTGGACCTCGCCAACCGCATCGGCGCGAACCCGCCGTACCGGTCCGTGCTGGTCACGCCCGGCGGGCAGAGCATCACCTGCGATTCCGGACTCCAGCTACAGGGGCAGGACAGCCTGGAGCGGTGGCAGGCCCCGATCGACACCGTCATCGTCTCCGGTGGCCTGGGCCACGAGCGGGCGGCGGCGAACCAACTCCTGGTCGGGCACGTGCGACGCCTGGCCGCGCTGGCCCGCCGGGTGGCGTCGGTCTGCACCGGGGCGACCGTGCTCGCCGAGGCCGGCCTGCTGGCCAACCGCCGGGCGACCAGCCACTGGATGTACGCCGAACAACTCGCCCGCCGCTATCCCGACGTCCTCGTCGACCCGGAGCCGATCTACATCCGCGACGGAGACGTCGCGACCTCGGGCGGCGTCACCAGCGCCCTCGACCTGACCCTCTCCTTCATCGAGGAGGACCACGGCATGACCCTGGCGCGGGGCGTCGCGCTGGGCGTGGTCACCTACCTGCAACGGCCCGGCACGCAGGCGCAACTGAGCATGTTCCTGACCCGGTGCTCGGGCGACGACCTCGTCGTACGCCGCCTCAGCAACCACATCGCCGGCCACCTGACCGACGACCTGGGCACCGCCGCCCTCGCCCGCCTCTCCGGAGTCAGCGAACGGCACCTGTCACGGCTCTTCCTCACGTACCTGGACACGACGCCCGCGCAGTACGTGCGTCAGGTCCGTACCGAGGCCGCCGCACACCTGCTCGGCTCCACCACGTTGCCCCTGCTCGCGGTGGCCCGGCGCTGCGGCTTCGGGTCCACCGAGTCGTTGCGGCAGGCGTTCCTCGCCCGCTACGCCATGCCGCCCGCGCGTTTCCGGGCCGAGCGGCGGACCACCGCCCCCGCCGCGCGACGCGGCCCGACGCCGAGCGGGGGGTTCGGCACGTCGGACGACGACGTGTCGAACCCCCCGGTTCCGGTCCCCCCGGCTACCGCGGCGGGTCGTCCCACCGGACGCGGTAGCCCGAGTTCTCGGCGTACGTGA
- a CDS encoding RHS repeat domain-containing protein, with protein MSYSTPRRWLAAAVTVLTGAALAVAVQPSPATAASPSVGLPSTPSVPVTQETMAARPTDPATSQALTGDQAAGSGAPDGGGTPTATPLSPSATWAVAAQSGDFQWSYPLRVPPVPGDLTPDLALSYQSSTVDGRTSAANNQPSWVGDGWHLNPGFVERSYGACADDKAGGTTPPVTGDLCWRSDNATASYGGGGGMLVCCDADGRWRTASDDGSRIERLDGAGNGDDDGEYWKITTVDGLQYFFGSRPEAKSTWTAPVFGDDVGEPCHGATFAASRCTQAWRWNLDKVVDRNGNTMLFSYQTETNSYGVNLTDTAVSYVRGGWLERIEYGLHATAAGTPAAQVVFAVADRCVPGSTCVVERPENWPDTPLNQRCVAATCPGKHSPTFWSTKRLASVTTQVRRDGALADVDRWTLEQAYPKPGDGEPSAALWLRSVTHTGLVGGSAALPPVTFEGAALPNRVYQDDHLSPLLRYRLTGIVAESGGLISVHYAEPDCVPGTSMPTEAHRNTHRCFPVTWSRPGHAERTDWFHKYVVETVTVGDRISSSTDQVFAYEYLDGAAWHQDTSEFTPADKRTWNEFRGFARVRVRTGTSDDPAGPVSLSEQRFYRGMHGDPQPGGGTRSVTFEDSEGTAHTDHDWLRGLEREAITYLGDSATVVAKTLTDPVWQGPTASRGAFHAYVVRPGTERTFTTLENGRRETKVVTGYDNRGLATTVDDLGDVGTAADDLCTRVTYARNTTPWLLSLPSRTQTVSVRCAATASPPTHTVTDRYTSYDGEGRGTAPTEGNPTRLEVLDRFDDDQPVYLTESTATYDAHGRPTETADALGRRTRTAYTPTTGGPTTATVVTDPMGFTTTTALDPAAGQPVTVTDVNGRRTDTGYDPLGRVVAVWTPDRPRGPGVEAGHKFTYLVRRDAPTVVTTTRLGPNGTYVSDKEIYDGQLRLRQSQEPAVGGGRLLTDTRYDSQGRAYKTTSAYFNDASMDDNLWRASDTQVPGITEAKFDGAGRAVEAIFKSGAVATWRTTTRYGGDRIHVTPRAGGTPTTTVTDARGRTVALHQYRGGTVDGPSDVTRYAYDPAGRLTTITDPAGNSWSYQYDKRGRQIRTDHPDRGETRMTYDAAGQLRTVTDARDQTVSYAYDDRGRPLRVRSGDAGPLLATWTYDTVPDGFGGVVKGQPATTTSYDADGNAYTSAVLAYTARYQQRKTAITIPAAQGALAGTYTSYASYHPDGSLAGTSHPGVGGLFDEEVFHTYDDSGRPLTTYGGPDGQTVTYASSTQYTRYGEMQRLQLGTGTKRVWLSRYFDAHTRRLDRTIVDAELPRPMQSDVHYTYDDMGNVTSVADTPLEQPADVQCYRYDHLRRLTEAWTPGGDCAADPTTAGLAGPAPYWQSFAYDLVGNRLGKTEHTAAGDVTTGYTYPAPGGDRPHAPTAVTGAGAQSYAYDAAGNTTARGDQRLTWDALGRLAEATENGQTSSFVYDATGQRLVRRDPTATTLYLGDQELRLDHATGALTGTRHYRHGGTRIAVRSATGLHWLAGDQQGTAQVSIDASRLAVTKRRFDPFGNPRGTRPAWPDERGFVGGTIDDSTDLTHLGAREYDPQHGRFISVDPVLGNEPQLMNGYGYSNNNPVTFSDPTGLYCDSCDFYAHTKGEYSVWTPEPKRKSFCDSCEYYSRRDGTRSPWNRPRINPRHRPTVFAESDRINKLRAQDRTAGRITDEVDKLLGDLEDAGISAAVDDEQIRAAADQVAANPEWSASICLEFSGAVVYGFVTEGCVNFDSVGITFSQSEKWGWVVGAEVHATAVFRLNHSSAADVASSSGGKVISVATEGGLGPYGGLEHEQKFPVPNDNAGSMALKLGVGAGASVGSLMTVTYAENSGYRVRWDDPPR; from the coding sequence ATGTCGTATTCGACCCCGCGCCGGTGGCTGGCAGCGGCCGTCACCGTCCTGACGGGCGCCGCGCTGGCGGTGGCGGTGCAGCCGTCGCCGGCCACCGCTGCCAGCCCGTCGGTGGGCCTGCCGAGCACTCCGTCGGTGCCGGTGACCCAGGAGACGATGGCGGCCCGACCGACCGACCCGGCGACCAGCCAGGCCCTGACCGGCGACCAGGCGGCCGGCAGCGGAGCGCCCGACGGCGGCGGCACCCCGACCGCCACACCGCTGTCGCCGTCGGCGACCTGGGCCGTCGCGGCGCAGTCCGGTGACTTCCAGTGGTCGTACCCGCTGCGGGTGCCGCCGGTGCCGGGCGACCTGACGCCGGATCTGGCGCTGTCCTACCAGTCGTCCACCGTGGACGGCCGGACCAGCGCCGCCAACAACCAGCCCTCCTGGGTGGGGGACGGCTGGCACCTCAACCCCGGCTTCGTGGAACGGTCCTACGGCGCCTGCGCGGACGACAAGGCCGGCGGTACCACCCCGCCGGTCACCGGCGACCTCTGCTGGCGCAGCGACAACGCCACCGCTTCGTACGGTGGCGGGGGTGGCATGCTCGTCTGCTGCGACGCGGACGGCCGGTGGCGGACCGCCAGCGACGACGGGTCCCGCATCGAGCGGCTCGACGGAGCCGGCAACGGCGACGACGACGGCGAGTACTGGAAGATCACCACCGTGGACGGGCTCCAGTACTTCTTCGGCTCCCGTCCCGAGGCGAAATCCACCTGGACGGCGCCGGTGTTCGGCGACGACGTGGGGGAGCCCTGCCACGGTGCCACCTTCGCCGCCTCCCGCTGCACCCAGGCGTGGCGGTGGAACCTCGACAAGGTGGTCGACCGCAACGGCAACACGATGCTGTTCAGCTACCAGACCGAGACCAACTCCTACGGGGTCAACCTCACCGACACCGCCGTCTCGTACGTGCGCGGCGGCTGGCTGGAGCGCATCGAGTACGGGCTGCACGCCACGGCGGCGGGCACGCCGGCCGCGCAGGTGGTGTTCGCGGTGGCCGACCGGTGCGTACCGGGCAGCACCTGCGTCGTCGAACGTCCCGAGAACTGGCCGGACACCCCGCTCAACCAGCGCTGTGTCGCCGCCACCTGTCCGGGCAAGCACTCCCCGACGTTCTGGTCGACCAAGCGGCTGGCCAGCGTCACCACCCAGGTACGGCGGGACGGCGCCCTGGCCGACGTCGACCGGTGGACGCTCGAGCAGGCGTACCCGAAACCCGGCGACGGGGAGCCGTCGGCGGCCCTCTGGCTGCGCTCCGTCACCCACACCGGGCTGGTTGGCGGCTCGGCGGCCCTGCCGCCGGTGACCTTCGAGGGCGCCGCGCTACCGAACCGGGTATACCAGGACGACCACCTGTCGCCGCTGCTGCGGTACCGGCTCACCGGGATCGTCGCCGAGTCCGGCGGGCTCATCTCGGTCCACTACGCCGAGCCGGACTGCGTGCCGGGCACGTCCATGCCCACCGAGGCGCACCGCAACACCCACCGGTGTTTCCCGGTGACCTGGAGCCGGCCGGGCCACGCGGAGCGGACCGACTGGTTCCACAAGTACGTGGTGGAGACCGTCACCGTCGGCGACCGGATCAGCAGCAGCACCGACCAGGTGTTCGCCTACGAGTACCTGGACGGCGCGGCCTGGCACCAGGACACCTCCGAGTTCACGCCGGCCGACAAGCGGACCTGGAACGAGTTTCGGGGCTTCGCCCGGGTCCGGGTCCGTACCGGCACGAGCGACGACCCGGCCGGCCCGGTAAGCCTCTCCGAGCAGCGGTTCTACCGGGGTATGCACGGGGACCCGCAGCCCGGCGGCGGCACCCGGTCGGTGACCTTCGAAGACTCGGAGGGCACCGCGCACACCGACCACGACTGGTTGCGGGGCCTGGAACGAGAGGCGATCACCTACCTCGGTGACAGCGCGACAGTGGTGGCCAAGACCCTCACCGATCCCGTCTGGCAGGGCCCGACCGCCTCCCGGGGCGCCTTCCACGCGTACGTCGTGCGGCCCGGCACCGAACGCACCTTCACCACCCTGGAGAACGGCCGGCGGGAGACGAAGGTGGTCACCGGCTACGACAACCGGGGTCTGGCCACGACGGTCGACGACCTCGGCGACGTCGGCACCGCCGCCGACGACCTGTGCACCCGGGTCACCTACGCGCGTAACACGACGCCGTGGCTGCTGTCGCTGCCGTCGCGGACGCAGACGGTCTCGGTGCGGTGCGCGGCGACCGCGTCGCCGCCCACCCACACCGTCACCGACCGGTACACCTCCTACGACGGGGAAGGCCGGGGAACCGCCCCGACGGAGGGCAACCCGACCCGGCTGGAGGTGCTCGACCGGTTCGACGACGACCAGCCCGTCTACCTGACCGAGTCCACCGCCACGTACGACGCGCACGGCCGCCCAACGGAGACCGCTGACGCGCTCGGCCGGCGGACTCGCACCGCATACACGCCGACGACCGGCGGGCCGACCACCGCGACGGTGGTGACGGACCCGATGGGGTTCACCACGACCACCGCCCTGGATCCGGCGGCCGGGCAGCCGGTCACCGTCACCGACGTCAACGGCCGGCGCACCGACACCGGGTACGACCCGTTGGGCCGGGTCGTCGCGGTCTGGACGCCGGACCGGCCGCGCGGGCCGGGTGTCGAAGCCGGCCACAAGTTCACCTACCTGGTCCGGCGGGACGCGCCGACCGTGGTGACCACCACCCGGCTCGGCCCGAACGGCACCTACGTCAGCGACAAGGAGATCTACGACGGGCAGTTGCGGCTCCGGCAGTCGCAGGAGCCCGCGGTCGGCGGCGGTCGGCTGCTGACCGACACCCGGTACGACTCGCAGGGACGGGCGTACAAGACCACCTCCGCGTACTTCAACGACGCGTCCATGGACGACAACCTGTGGCGGGCGTCCGACACCCAGGTTCCCGGAATCACCGAGGCCAAATTCGACGGGGCGGGCCGGGCGGTCGAGGCGATCTTCAAGAGCGGCGCGGTGGCGACCTGGCGCACCACCACCCGCTACGGCGGCGACCGGATCCACGTCACGCCGCGTGCCGGAGGCACCCCGACCACCACCGTCACCGACGCCCGCGGTCGCACCGTCGCCCTGCACCAGTACCGGGGCGGCACCGTCGACGGACCGTCCGACGTCACCCGGTACGCGTACGACCCGGCCGGGCGACTCACCACGATCACCGACCCCGCCGGCAACAGCTGGAGCTACCAGTACGACAAGCGAGGCCGGCAGATCCGGACCGACCACCCCGACCGGGGCGAGACCCGGATGACGTACGACGCGGCCGGGCAGCTCCGCACCGTCACCGACGCCCGCGACCAGACCGTCAGCTACGCCTACGACGACCGGGGTCGGCCGCTGCGCGTCCGCTCCGGCGACGCCGGGCCGCTGCTCGCCACCTGGACCTACGACACGGTGCCGGACGGCTTCGGTGGGGTGGTGAAGGGCCAGCCGGCGACCACGACCAGCTACGACGCCGACGGCAACGCGTACACCAGCGCCGTGCTCGCCTACACCGCGCGGTACCAGCAGCGGAAGACCGCCATCACCATCCCGGCAGCGCAGGGGGCGCTGGCCGGCACGTACACCTCGTACGCGTCGTACCACCCGGACGGCAGTCTCGCCGGGACGAGCCATCCCGGCGTCGGCGGCCTCTTCGACGAGGAGGTCTTCCACACCTATGACGACAGCGGCCGACCGCTGACCACGTACGGCGGGCCGGACGGGCAGACCGTCACCTACGCGAGCAGCACCCAGTACACCCGATACGGCGAGATGCAGCGCCTGCAACTGGGCACCGGCACCAAGCGGGTCTGGCTGTCCCGCTACTTCGACGCCCACACCCGGCGGCTGGACCGCACCATCGTGGACGCCGAACTGCCCCGACCGATGCAGTCGGACGTGCACTACACCTACGACGACATGGGCAATGTCACCTCGGTCGCGGACACCCCACTGGAGCAGCCGGCCGACGTGCAGTGCTACCGCTACGACCACCTGCGCCGGCTCACCGAGGCGTGGACGCCGGGCGGGGACTGCGCCGCCGACCCGACGACGGCCGGACTGGCCGGGCCGGCGCCGTACTGGCAGTCGTTCGCCTACGACCTGGTGGGCAACCGGCTCGGCAAGACCGAGCACACCGCCGCCGGCGACGTCACCACCGGCTACACGTACCCGGCCCCGGGCGGTGACCGGCCGCACGCGCCGACCGCCGTCACCGGCGCCGGCGCGCAGAGCTACGCGTACGACGCCGCCGGCAACACCACGGCGCGCGGCGACCAGCGGCTCACCTGGGACGCGCTCGGCCGGCTCGCCGAGGCCACCGAGAACGGCCAGACCAGCAGCTTCGTGTACGACGCGACCGGCCAGCGCCTCGTCCGCCGCGATCCCACCGCCACCACCCTCTACCTGGGGGACCAGGAGCTACGGCTCGACCACGCCACCGGCGCGTTGACCGGCACCCGCCACTACCGGCACGGCGGCACGCGGATCGCGGTGCGCTCCGCCACCGGCCTGCACTGGCTCGCCGGCGACCAGCAGGGCACCGCCCAGGTGTCGATCGACGCGTCCCGGCTGGCGGTGACGAAGCGCCGCTTCGACCCGTTCGGCAACCCGCGCGGCACCCGACCGGCCTGGCCGGACGAGCGGGGCTTCGTCGGCGGCACGATCGACGACAGCACCGATCTGACCCATCTCGGCGCCCGCGAGTACGACCCCCAGCACGGCCGGTTCATCTCGGTCGACCCGGTCCTCGGCAACGAGCCGCAACTGATGAACGGCTACGGCTACAGCAACAACAACCCCGTCACGTTCAGCGACCCGACCGGCCTGTACTGCGACAGTTGCGACTTCTACGCACACACCAAGGGCGAGTACAGCGTCTGGACGCCCGAGCCCAAGCGGAAGTCGTTCTGCGACAGCTGCGAGTACTACTCCCGCCGGGACGGCACCCGGAGTCCCTGGAACCGGCCCCGGATCAACCCCCGGCACCGGCCGACCGTGTTCGCCGAGAGCGACCGGATCAACAAACTCAGGGCGCAGGACCGGACGGCGGGCCGGATCACCGACGAGGTCGACAAGCTGCTGGGTGACCTCGAGGACGCCGGCATCAGCGCCGCCGTGGACGACGAGCAGATCCGCGCGGCCGCCGACCAGGTCGCCGCGAACCCCGAATGGTCGGCGTCCATCTGCCTCGAGTTCAGCGGAGCGGTCGTCTACGGCTTCGTCACCGAGGGGTGCGTCAACTTCGACTCGGTGGGGATCACGTTCAGCCAGTCGGAGAAGTGGGGGTGGGTCGTCGGGGCGGAGGTGCACGCCACCGCGGTCTTCCGGCTGAACCACTCAAGCGCCGCCGACGTGGCCAGTTCGAGCGGCGGAAAGGTGATCAGCGTCGCCACCGAAGGCGGGCTCGGCCCGTACGGGGGTCTGGAGCACGAGCAGAAGTTCCCGGTGCCCAACGACAACGCCGGTTCGATGGCGCTGAAGCTCGGAGTGGGCGCGGGCGCCTCGGTCGGCTCGCTGATGACCGTCACGTACGCCGAGAACTCGGGCTACCGCGTCCGGTGGGACGACCCGCCGCGGTAG